The genomic region ATTCAAGTTGGCCGCGATGCGTTCGGCCGCTGGCAACCTGGTCGTCACGCAATCACATCGTTGTGATTCATCCCCATTGTGGATAGCACCTGTGGATAACTCGATTACCCACGCTTAAAGGGGGTTGAGAGTCAATGCAGCAAACTCAGTGGGGCCCACGCACCGGTGGTGTGGTGGCTTGCGGAATCTTCGGCACTGTGATGGCAATCGCTGCTGTGACCGTAGTCACAGACCCTCCCGGACGTGTCCTAGCCGGGGTTGCCGCTGTCGGATTGCTCACGTTCGCAAGCATGTCCTGGCGCGCGCGACCAAAGCTGGCAATCACCGGTGAGGGGCTTGTGGTCCGCGGCTGGTGGCGCACGCAGATATTGCGACCCGCCGACATCGGCGCCGTGCGCATCACGGAGTTCCGTCGCATCGGACGCAAGGTCCGCATGCTGGAGATCGACGTGGTGGAGGGCGATCGCCTGCTGGTCTTCACCCGCTGGGATCTGGGCACAGACCCACTCGAGGTCCTCGACGCGCTGACCGCGGCCGGTTACGCCCGATAGCTCCAGACACGCGAAATGGCTGCTCCCGAGCTGTCCGGGGCAGCCATTTCGTGTGTTTCGGCCGAAGTTCCTAGGAGATGGTCACGGATTCGATGACGACGGGCTCGGTCGGACGGTCGCCGCGGTCGACAGCGGTGCCGGCGATGGCGTCGACGACCTTCTGCGACTCCGGATCGACGACCTCACCGAAGATGGTGTGCTTACGGTTCAGGTGCGGCGTCTTGCCAACCGTGATGAAGAACTGCGAGCCATTGGTGCCCGGGCCGGCGTTGGCCAT from Mycolicibacterium sp. YH-1 harbors:
- a CDS encoding PH domain-containing protein, which gives rise to MQQTQWGPRTGGVVACGIFGTVMAIAAVTVVTDPPGRVLAGVAAVGLLTFASMSWRARPKLAITGEGLVVRGWWRTQILRPADIGAVRITEFRRIGRKVRMLEIDVVEGDRLLVFTRWDLGTDPLEVLDALTAAGYAR